One Serinicoccus chungangensis genomic window carries:
- a CDS encoding sensor histidine kinase codes for MIRAVESWFGVDERWERPAPGPGELRADLRWALVALVTITISQELTRSLGLLEDERYGPVWQYAGVVTLCALIVVRRRLPVFVTLAAGTHMILMSLVMPMTMSQLTTQMAYFLLIFSGMAWARNRRALAGAVAVVLVLLVLLFAWTYALGSGIEDIRRNLGESDVEQVGPLPTVLAVVLFSILGNTIFFGFAIGLGQVAWRGAMRNAQVEEQADTIRAQTERLTDQAVVAERLRIARELHDVVAHHVSVMGVQAAAARRVMERDPQAARDSLSAIERAARDGVAQMRDLLGTLRVTDGREDAGHEGGEPTPETTDRAPQPTLATLPQLVEQATTPLCEVTGQVVESAPGAAGRVPPPLQLSAYRIVQEALANVRRHSTARHARATVRVDEGAGTVEVEVVDDGSPRVGTSGTGLGLQGMRERAAYLGGGVEAGPRSGGPGWRVRVWLPLDGHRPTARTAAVGATHSLRRTPS; via the coding sequence GTGATCCGGGCGGTCGAGAGCTGGTTCGGCGTCGACGAGCGCTGGGAGCGCCCTGCCCCCGGACCGGGCGAGCTGCGGGCCGACCTGCGGTGGGCCCTGGTGGCGCTGGTGACGATCACCATCTCGCAGGAGCTGACCCGCTCGCTCGGGCTCCTGGAGGACGAGCGCTACGGACCGGTGTGGCAGTACGCCGGGGTCGTCACGCTCTGCGCCCTCATCGTCGTGCGGCGGCGTCTCCCGGTCTTCGTCACCCTGGCCGCGGGCACCCACATGATCCTCATGTCGCTCGTCATGCCCATGACGATGTCGCAGCTGACCACGCAGATGGCCTACTTCCTGCTCATCTTCTCCGGGATGGCCTGGGCGCGGAACCGGCGGGCGCTCGCCGGTGCGGTGGCCGTGGTGCTCGTGCTGCTGGTCCTGCTCTTCGCCTGGACGTATGCCCTCGGCTCGGGCATCGAGGACATCCGCCGCAACCTGGGGGAGTCGGACGTCGAGCAGGTGGGGCCGCTGCCCACCGTGCTCGCCGTGGTGCTCTTCTCGATCCTCGGCAACACGATCTTCTTCGGCTTCGCGATCGGTCTGGGCCAGGTGGCCTGGCGGGGGGCGATGCGCAACGCCCAGGTGGAGGAGCAGGCCGACACGATCCGCGCCCAGACCGAGCGGCTCACCGACCAGGCGGTCGTGGCCGAGCGGCTGCGCATCGCCCGCGAGCTGCACGACGTCGTGGCCCACCACGTGTCCGTCATGGGGGTGCAGGCCGCCGCCGCCCGGCGGGTGATGGAGCGCGACCCGCAGGCCGCACGCGACTCGCTGAGCGCGATCGAGCGGGCGGCCCGCGACGGGGTGGCGCAGATGCGCGACCTCCTGGGGACGCTGCGGGTCACTGACGGCCGCGAGGACGCCGGGCACGAGGGCGGCGAGCCGACGCCGGAGACCACGGACCGGGCGCCGCAGCCGACGCTCGCCACCCTGCCGCAGCTGGTCGAGCAGGCCACCACGCCGCTCTGCGAGGTCACCGGCCAGGTGGTCGAGTCGGCGCCGGGGGCGGCCGGCCGGGTCCCCCCGCCGCTGCAGCTGTCGGCCTACCGCATCGTGCAGGAGGCCCTGGCCAACGTCCGCCGCCACTCCACCGCCCGGCACGCCCGCGCCACCGTGCGGGTCGACGAGGGCGCCGGGACGGTCGAGGTCGAGGTCGTCGACGACGGGTCCCCCCGCGTCGGCACGTCCGGCACCGGGCTCGGGCTGCAGGGGATGCGCGAGCGCGCGGCCTACCTCGGTGGCGGGGTCGAGGCCGGTCCGCGCTCCGGCGGGCCGGGCTGGCGGGTCCGCGTCTGGCTGCCGCTGGACGGGCACCGGCCGACCGCCCGCACCGCCGCGGTCGGTGCCACCCACTCCCTGAGGAGGACGCCCTCGTGA
- a CDS encoding response regulator transcription factor has product MTTPPLRVLLVDDQPLLLQGFSMILSTEPDVEVVGQAGDGREALAAVAAHRPDVVLMDVQMPVLDGIEATRRIVTEHPDVKVVILTTFDRDDYLFDALEAGASGFLLKNAEADDLVDAVRAAAEGHALLAPEVTMRVIGRMAGGPAGAGAGPAGDPETALPQLTEREREVLRMMARGLSNAEIAAEAFVSEATVKTHVSNVLAKLLVRDRVQAVIAAYEAGLVRPGQASPS; this is encoded by the coding sequence GTGACCACGCCCCCGCTGCGGGTCCTGCTCGTCGACGACCAGCCGCTGCTCCTGCAGGGCTTCTCGATGATCCTGTCGACCGAGCCCGACGTCGAGGTGGTCGGGCAGGCCGGCGACGGCCGCGAGGCCCTGGCCGCCGTGGCCGCGCACCGACCGGACGTCGTCCTCATGGACGTCCAGATGCCGGTGCTCGACGGCATCGAGGCCACCCGGCGCATCGTCACCGAGCACCCCGACGTCAAGGTCGTCATCCTCACCACCTTCGACCGCGACGACTACCTCTTCGACGCGCTGGAGGCCGGCGCGAGCGGCTTCCTGCTCAAGAACGCCGAGGCGGACGACCTCGTCGACGCCGTCCGGGCCGCCGCCGAGGGCCACGCGCTGCTCGCGCCGGAGGTCACGATGCGGGTCATCGGCCGGATGGCCGGCGGCCCGGCCGGTGCCGGTGCGGGACCGGCGGGTGACCCGGAGACCGCGCTGCCGCAACTCACCGAGCGCGAGCGCGAGGTGCTGCGGATGATGGCGCGGGGGCTCTCCAACGCCGAGATCGCCGCCGAGGCCTTCGTCAGCGAGGCCACCGTGAAGACCCACGTCTCGAACGTCCTGGCCAAGCTGCTCGTCCGGGACCGGGTGCAGGCCGTCATCGCCGCCTACGAGGCCGGTCTGGTCCGGCCGGGCCAGGCGTCTCCGTCCTGA